In Amycolatopsis endophytica, the following are encoded in one genomic region:
- a CDS encoding sensor histidine kinase, whose product MNLPHPARSRAGTRPRRVRPLRTKLIAALVTLLAVVCLVVGVISEFALSRFLTEQVDAQVRDAVERTRHFDDPAGGDPLHIPGTATGTLYARLSGGQIREAATLAPVQGSPENEARALDAADAAALLTVPVDGQAHTLALSGGDYRVIATPAQGSVLLLGLPMDQAEDTLLTVGVILAAVAAVAVLGAGFVGAFVVRRTLRPLDRVAAAASKVTELPLERGDVALSVRVPVTDTDPTSEVGQVGHALNRMLVHIDNALDARANSEMRVRQFVADASHELRTPLAAIRGYAELTRRSNGRVPPDISNAMSRVESEADRMTTLVDDLLLLARLDAGRPLEVAEVDLTRLVADAVSDARISGGRHRWRLELPPDPVVVRGDAQRLHQVLANLLANGRTHTPPGTAVTTRLAVSADGSAVVTVTDNGPGIAPDLLPHVFERFARGDSSRSRAAGSTGLGMAIAAAVVAAHRGTVDVRSRPGRTEFEVRLPHTAFAQERHNHGQVRPVKVNL is encoded by the coding sequence GTGAACCTGCCCCACCCTGCCCGCTCGCGGGCCGGGACGCGACCGCGGCGCGTCCGGCCGCTGCGGACGAAGCTGATCGCGGCGCTCGTCACGCTGCTCGCCGTGGTCTGCCTGGTGGTCGGCGTGATCAGCGAGTTCGCGCTCAGCAGGTTCCTCACCGAGCAGGTCGACGCGCAGGTGCGGGACGCGGTCGAACGGACCCGGCACTTCGACGATCCGGCCGGTGGCGATCCGCTGCACATCCCGGGCACCGCGACCGGCACGCTCTACGCGCGGCTGTCCGGTGGCCAGATCCGCGAAGCGGCCACACTCGCGCCGGTCCAGGGTTCGCCGGAGAACGAAGCACGGGCGCTCGACGCCGCCGACGCCGCGGCCCTGCTCACCGTCCCGGTCGACGGCCAGGCCCACACGCTCGCCCTGTCCGGCGGCGACTACCGCGTGATCGCGACGCCGGCCCAGGGGTCGGTGCTGCTCCTCGGCCTGCCGATGGACCAGGCCGAGGACACTTTGCTGACCGTCGGGGTCATTCTGGCCGCGGTCGCCGCGGTCGCCGTGCTGGGCGCGGGTTTCGTCGGCGCGTTCGTCGTGCGCCGCACGTTGCGTCCGCTCGACCGGGTCGCCGCCGCCGCGTCGAAGGTCACCGAGCTGCCGCTGGAACGCGGCGACGTGGCCCTGTCCGTGCGCGTGCCGGTCACCGACACCGACCCCACGAGCGAAGTCGGCCAGGTCGGCCACGCGCTGAACCGGATGCTGGTGCACATCGACAACGCCCTCGACGCGCGCGCGAACAGTGAGATGCGGGTGCGTCAGTTCGTCGCCGACGCCAGTCACGAGCTGCGCACACCGCTGGCCGCGATCCGCGGGTACGCCGAGCTGACCCGGCGCAGCAACGGGCGGGTGCCGCCGGACATCTCGAACGCGATGAGCCGCGTCGAGTCCGAAGCGGACCGGATGACCACGCTGGTCGACGACCTGCTGCTGCTCGCCCGCCTCGACGCGGGCCGCCCGCTGGAGGTCGCCGAGGTCGACCTGACCCGGCTGGTCGCCGACGCGGTCAGCGACGCGCGCATCAGCGGCGGGCGGCATCGGTGGCGGCTCGAACTGCCGCCGGACCCGGTCGTCGTGCGTGGCGACGCCCAGCGCCTGCACCAGGTTCTGGCCAATCTGCTCGCCAACGGCCGCACGCACACCCCGCCGGGCACGGCCGTGACGACCCGGCTGGCCGTGTCCGCGGACGGCAGTGCCGTGGTCACCGTCACCGACAACGGGCCCGGCATCGCGCCCGACCTGCTGCCGCACGTCTTCGAACGCTTCGCCCGCGGCGACTCCTCGCGTTCCCGCGCGGCAGGCAGCACCGGTCTCGGCATGGCGATCGCCGCCGCCGTCGTGGCGGCGCACCGCGGCACGGTCGACGTGCGTTCGAGGCCCGGCCGCACCGAGTTCGAGGTGCGGCTGCCGCACACAGCTTTCGCACAGGAACGGCACAACCACGGCCAAGTTCGGCCGGTGAAAGTGAACCTATGA
- a CDS encoding ArnT family glycosyltransferase: MTALAERGSAPSTPEPPASPRRPGWVRPALGGLLIATAVLYLWGLSASGWANAFYSAAAQAGGDSWTAWFFGSSDAANAITVDKTPAALWVMGLSVRLFGLSSWSVLVPQALMGVGSVWALFATVRRVSGPTAGLLAGGVLALTPVAALMFRFNNPDALLVLLLVLGAYGVVRSLEKASPKWLALAGVAVGFGFLAKMLQAFLVLPAFGIVYLIAAPTSLRKRLLHLLGALGATVVSAGWYLAVVELWPADSRPFIGGSQHDSILELTLGYNGVGRITGDEVGSLGGAQSSGSWARLFGSEMAGGIAWLLPAAALAIGALVWLTWRAPRTDRTRAATIVWGGWLIVTGGVFSFMSGIIHPYYTVALAPAVAALVGTGVVGLWHARTHPIASGLLSSGVVLTTLTAYLLLERESTWLPWLKYVVLVLGPAAAVMVLVSDRLPRAGGRGVAVLALLATLAGSGAYTVATATTPHSGAIPSAGPSSGGFGGFGGPGGPPSGGQGGMRGGIGSLLTTTTPSAEMTALLQADAGNYTWVAATVGSNPAASYQLAAGFPVMAVGGFNGTDPSPTLEEFRAYVAAGRIHYFIGEPTQINSTGGSDAAEEIAEWVASNYTSTTVDGVTVYDLTS; encoded by the coding sequence ATGACGGCCCTCGCCGAGCGCGGCTCCGCGCCCTCGACCCCCGAACCACCCGCCAGTCCGCGCCGCCCCGGATGGGTGCGACCGGCGCTGGGCGGTCTGCTGATCGCCACCGCGGTGCTCTACCTGTGGGGGCTGAGCGCTTCCGGCTGGGCCAACGCGTTCTACTCCGCGGCGGCGCAGGCCGGTGGTGACAGCTGGACGGCGTGGTTCTTCGGGTCCAGTGACGCGGCGAACGCGATCACCGTCGACAAGACACCCGCCGCGCTGTGGGTGATGGGCCTGTCGGTGCGGCTGTTCGGGCTCAGCTCATGGAGCGTGCTGGTGCCGCAGGCGCTGATGGGCGTCGGGTCGGTGTGGGCGCTGTTCGCGACCGTGCGCCGGGTGTCCGGCCCCACCGCCGGGCTGCTCGCGGGTGGCGTGCTCGCACTGACCCCGGTGGCCGCGCTGATGTTCCGGTTCAACAACCCGGACGCGCTGCTGGTCCTGCTGCTCGTACTGGGCGCGTACGGCGTGGTGCGGTCGCTGGAGAAGGCGAGCCCGAAGTGGCTGGCGCTGGCGGGGGTCGCGGTCGGATTCGGGTTCCTGGCGAAGATGCTGCAGGCGTTCCTGGTGCTGCCCGCGTTCGGCATCGTCTACCTGATCGCGGCGCCGACCTCGCTGCGCAAGCGCTTGCTGCACCTGCTCGGCGCGCTGGGCGCGACGGTCGTCTCGGCGGGCTGGTACCTCGCGGTGGTCGAGTTGTGGCCGGCGGATTCGCGGCCGTTCATCGGCGGCTCGCAGCACGACAGCATCCTCGAACTGACCCTGGGCTACAACGGCGTCGGCCGCATCACCGGCGACGAGGTCGGCAGCCTCGGCGGCGCGCAGAGCAGCGGCAGCTGGGCCCGGCTGTTCGGCAGCGAGATGGCGGGCGGCATCGCGTGGCTACTGCCCGCCGCCGCCCTCGCGATCGGCGCGCTGGTCTGGCTGACCTGGCGCGCGCCGCGCACCGATCGCACGCGCGCCGCCACGATCGTCTGGGGTGGCTGGCTGATCGTGACCGGTGGCGTGTTCAGCTTCATGAGCGGAATCATCCACCCGTACTACACGGTGGCGCTGGCCCCGGCGGTCGCCGCGCTCGTCGGCACCGGCGTGGTGGGGTTGTGGCACGCGCGCACGCATCCGATCGCGTCCGGGCTGTTGTCCAGTGGTGTCGTGCTGACCACGCTGACCGCGTACCTGTTGCTGGAGCGGGAATCCACGTGGCTGCCCTGGCTGAAGTACGTGGTGCTGGTGCTCGGGCCGGCCGCCGCGGTGATGGTTTTGGTGTCCGACCGGCTGCCGCGGGCGGGCGGGCGCGGTGTGGCCGTGCTGGCCCTGCTCGCCACACTCGCCGGATCCGGCGCCTACACCGTGGCGACCGCGACCACCCCGCACTCCGGCGCGATCCCGTCGGCCGGACCGAGCAGCGGCGGGTTCGGCGGTTTCGGCGGGCCGGGCGGTCCGCCCAGTGGCGGTCAGGGCGGGATGCGCGGCGGCATCGGCAGCCTGCTCACCACGACCACCCCCAGCGCCGAGATGACCGCACTGCTGCAAGCCGACGCCGGGAACTACACGTGGGTCGCGGCCACGGTCGGTTCCAACCCCGCCGCGAGTTACCAGCTGGCCGCCGGTTTCCCGGTGATGGCCGTGGGCGGGTTCAACGGCACCGACCCCTCCCCCACGCTGGAGGAGTTCCGGGCGTACGTGGCCGCGGGGCGGATCCACTACTTCATCGGCGAACCCACGCAAATCAACAGCACCGGCGGAAGCGACGCGGCCGAGGAGATCGCCGAGTGGGTCGCGTCCAATTACACCTCGACCACAGTGGACGGTGTCACGGTGTACGACCTGACTTCCTAG
- a CDS encoding MFS transporter, which produces MSAGLRDPLRYRQFRGLAAGRFASYLGNAVAPVALAFAVLDLTGSVVDVGVVVGARSVAMVVLLLCGGVLADRLPRPVILQGTAAVAALSQVAIAASVLTGAASVPLLVGLNVVNGAVAAAALPAALALTSQTVSAELLRPANAVARMAQNTATITGAPLGGLLAATAGPGWALAAAGVAFMLAAGCYRRIGPAGPRPVPGRPPADLREGWREFTSRSWVWVVVLQFMVVNAVFAGCVQVLGPGIADATIGRTAWGFVLGAETVGALAGGVLAARGRSRHALFVGVAATALLAVPMAVMAAAPAVVPLLVAMVLAGFGIEQFAVAWDVSLQHHIPEDQLAKVYSFDALGSLVAVPVGEMVVGPASAIGVRATLFTGAALVSLATAAALCDRGVRALSSA; this is translated from the coding sequence ATGAGCGCCGGACTCCGGGATCCCTTGCGGTACCGGCAGTTCCGGGGCCTCGCGGCGGGCAGGTTCGCGAGCTACCTGGGTAACGCCGTGGCGCCGGTGGCCCTCGCGTTCGCCGTGCTGGATCTCACCGGGTCGGTGGTCGACGTCGGTGTCGTGGTGGGCGCGCGGTCGGTCGCGATGGTGGTGCTTCTGTTGTGCGGCGGGGTTCTCGCCGACCGGCTGCCCCGGCCAGTGATCCTCCAGGGGACGGCTGCGGTCGCCGCGCTCAGCCAGGTCGCCATCGCCGCGTCCGTCCTCACCGGGGCAGCCTCGGTGCCTTTGCTGGTCGGGCTGAACGTCGTCAACGGCGCGGTCGCGGCGGCCGCGCTGCCCGCCGCGCTGGCCCTCACTTCGCAGACCGTCTCGGCGGAACTGCTCCGCCCGGCAAACGCGGTGGCCAGGATGGCGCAGAACACCGCGACGATCACCGGCGCGCCGCTCGGTGGGTTGCTCGCCGCCACGGCCGGTCCGGGGTGGGCGCTCGCGGCGGCCGGGGTCGCCTTCATGCTCGCCGCCGGGTGCTATCGCCGTATCGGTCCGGCGGGTCCGCGACCGGTGCCGGGGCGGCCGCCGGCGGACCTGCGCGAAGGCTGGCGGGAGTTCACCAGCCGGTCGTGGGTGTGGGTCGTGGTCCTGCAGTTCATGGTGGTCAACGCGGTGTTCGCCGGATGCGTCCAGGTCCTCGGCCCGGGGATCGCCGACGCCACGATCGGCCGCACCGCCTGGGGTTTCGTCCTGGGGGCGGAGACCGTGGGCGCCCTGGCAGGTGGCGTGCTCGCCGCCCGGGGGCGGTCACGGCACGCCCTGTTCGTCGGCGTCGCCGCGACCGCCCTGCTGGCGGTGCCGATGGCCGTCATGGCAGCGGCACCCGCGGTGGTGCCGCTGCTCGTCGCGATGGTGCTGGCCGGTTTCGGGATCGAGCAGTTCGCCGTTGCCTGGGATGTTTCGTTGCAGCACCATATTCCCGAGGACCAGCTGGCGAAGGTGTACTCGTTCGACGCGCTCGGCTCCCTGGTCGCCGTGCCCGTGGGCGAGATGGTGGTGGGCCCGGCCTCGGCAATCGGCGTGCGGGCCACCCTGTTCACCGGCGCCGCGCTCGTGAGCCTGGCCACCGCGGCCGCTCTGTGTGACCGCGGCGTCCGGGCACTGTCGTCCGCCTAG
- a CDS encoding ArsR/SmtB family transcription factor, with product MTNDERLLGFRAVAHPLRLRILSLLTGASMSAAEVGRELGESQANVSYHLRRLHAAGLLRIAEEVSIRGGRAKRYRHDPASGERLVSGQEDHVAMAAALGEELRRRTELRSPRGRSTVTDAEVWVEPRVWQAAMHHARQVSELLHASAKPPRTPGTVRVSATVSLFPMDPRR from the coding sequence GTGACCAACGACGAACGGCTCCTCGGCTTCCGCGCGGTCGCGCATCCGCTGCGGTTGCGCATCCTCTCGCTGCTGACCGGTGCCTCCATGAGCGCCGCGGAGGTGGGCCGGGAGCTGGGGGAGAGCCAGGCCAACGTCAGCTACCACCTGCGGCGGTTGCACGCGGCGGGCCTGTTGCGCATCGCGGAAGAGGTGTCGATTCGCGGCGGCCGCGCGAAGCGGTACCGGCACGATCCGGCCAGCGGCGAGCGGCTTGTCTCCGGGCAGGAGGACCACGTCGCGATGGCGGCTGCCCTCGGTGAGGAGCTTCGCAGGCGGACCGAGTTGCGCAGCCCGCGAGGCCGGAGCACCGTGACCGACGCCGAAGTCTGGGTGGAGCCGCGCGTCTGGCAAGCGGCTATGCACCACGCGCGTCAGGTGAGCGAGTTGCTCCACGCGTCTGCGAAGCCTCCGCGGACGCCGGGAACGGTACGGGTCAGTGCGACGGTGTCGCTGTTCCCCATGGACCCACGGCGATGA
- a CDS encoding bifunctional glycosyltransferase family 2/GtrA family protein, translating to MTVTLPAAGPGTTRIDTRTTTPVLDVVIPVYNEETDLEPCIRGLHAHLASTLPYRFRITVADNASTDATLPIAERLAREFAEVEVHHLDLKGRGRALNAVWSASDAPVVAYLDVDLSTDLAALAPLVAPLISGHSDVAIGSRLARGARVVRGPKREFISRCYNLILRGALAAKFSDAQCGFKAIRSDVARQLLPLVEDTGWFFDTELLVLAERAGLRIHEVPVDWVDDPDSSVDIVKTATADLKGVARMLRAFGKGTLPISELRAQLGRHPIGVSAPGVPPKLATQLVRFAAIGVGSTLAYLLLFLVLRLGMGAQLANCLALGVTAVANTAANRRFTFGVRGAQGAGRHQFEGLIVFGLGLVLTSGSLALVNSLTAPGLALELTVLVLANLAATVLRFVLLRGWVFHPRRRN from the coding sequence ATGACAGTCACGCTTCCCGCGGCGGGCCCCGGCACCACCCGCATCGACACCCGGACCACCACCCCGGTGCTCGATGTCGTCATCCCGGTCTACAACGAGGAAACCGACCTGGAGCCGTGCATCCGCGGGCTGCACGCGCACCTCGCCTCGACGCTGCCCTACCGCTTCCGGATCACCGTCGCCGACAACGCGAGCACCGACGCCACCCTGCCCATCGCCGAGCGGCTCGCGCGTGAGTTCGCCGAGGTCGAGGTGCACCACCTGGACCTCAAGGGCCGTGGGCGAGCGCTGAACGCGGTGTGGTCCGCCTCCGACGCTCCCGTCGTGGCCTATCTGGACGTCGACCTGTCGACCGACCTCGCCGCACTGGCACCGCTGGTGGCTCCGCTGATCTCCGGGCACTCGGACGTCGCGATCGGCTCGCGGCTGGCGCGCGGTGCCCGTGTGGTGCGCGGGCCGAAGCGCGAGTTCATCTCCCGCTGCTACAACCTGATCCTGCGTGGCGCGCTCGCCGCGAAGTTCTCCGACGCGCAGTGCGGGTTCAAGGCGATCCGCTCGGACGTGGCCAGGCAGCTGCTGCCGCTCGTCGAGGACACCGGCTGGTTCTTCGACACCGAACTGCTCGTGCTCGCCGAACGAGCGGGCCTGCGCATCCACGAGGTCCCGGTGGACTGGGTGGATGACCCGGACTCGTCGGTCGACATCGTGAAGACCGCGACCGCCGATCTCAAGGGCGTCGCCCGGATGCTGCGCGCCTTCGGCAAGGGCACGTTGCCGATCAGTGAGCTGCGCGCCCAGCTGGGCCGTCACCCGATCGGCGTCTCGGCGCCCGGCGTGCCACCGAAACTGGCCACGCAGCTGGTGCGGTTCGCCGCGATCGGCGTCGGCAGTACGCTCGCCTACCTCCTGCTGTTCCTGGTGTTGCGCCTGGGAATGGGCGCCCAGCTCGCGAACTGTCTCGCGCTGGGCGTCACGGCGGTGGCCAACACCGCCGCCAACCGCCGGTTCACCTTCGGCGTCCGGGGCGCCCAGGGCGCCGGGCGGCACCAGTTCGAGGGCCTGATCGTGTTCGGGCTCGGGCTGGTCCTCACCAGCGGATCGCTCGCACTGGTCAACA